The Nitrospirota bacterium genome has a window encoding:
- a CDS encoding rhodanese-like domain-containing protein — translation MRLFLILSLSILLPAIALAQGNSKVINAEELKTMIDKKKKVVIVDARTETEYREGHIPGAINIAPEKHKEIEQYLPKNKKRALIFYCRGTA, via the coding sequence TTGAGGCTGTTTTTGATATTGTCTTTATCCATTCTTTTGCCTGCCATTGCTTTAGCTCAAGGAAACAGTAAGGTCATAAATGCAGAAGAACTTAAAACGATGATCGATAAAAAAAAGAAAGTAGTCATAGTTGATGCGAGGACAGAGACCGAATATAGAGAAGGCCATATACCAGGTGCTATAAATATAGCTCCTGAGAAGCATAAGGAAATCGAGCAATACCTCCCGAAAAACAAGAAGCGTGCCTTAATATTTTATTGCCGTGGAACAGCCTGA
- the mutS gene encoding DNA mismatch repair protein MutS translates to MSELTPLMRQYSEIKSNHPDSILFFRLGDFYEMFGEDAVIASRTLQIALTTRDRGKEAPVPMCGVPYFTADTYIAKMIKAGYKVALCEQVEDPREAKGIVKREVVNVFTPGTFSPEDPRENNYIMSFFLKENLIGIAVADITTGEFLVYESIEDLRDEISRFEPKEILLPLSLKNNPLAADNLDGFYLTPYDDLHFDYLESYRALLKHFRVASLDGYGCEGMVVAVSAAGALINYLENNQKGNLSFKKINVLRRASCMFLDAATLRNLEITKNVRDGDRDGSLLGILDETITPMGGRLLRSWLHRPLIELNEIKLRQDAIDILLDNKRYSKLRGLLKGISDIERLASRISFGSANARDLLSLKASLKIVPEIKQLLALHSDNLLCDLNRQIDEFFDAVNLIESAIADNPPISLKDGGLIKTGFNRDVDELRQISGSARDFIAAIEAKERQRTGINSLKVGYNRVFGYYIEITKANLSQVPADYIRKQTLAGGERFITPELKEYEAKVLGAEDRLKNLEYEIFQEVRLKISGETERLQRAALAIATLDALSSLAHVAEKYNYARPLVDDGDTIHITEGRHPVLERMHLGERFVPNNALLDSGDNNILVITGPNMAGKSTYMRQIALIVLMAQIGSFVPAENARVGYVDRIYTRIGASDVITKGQSTFMVEMTETANILNNATERSLIILDEVGRGTSTFDGISIAWAVAEYIARQIKARTLFATHYHELTELALVLNGVKNFNIAVKEWGDEIIFLRKIEEGPTNKSYGIQVARLAGLPEDILERAKEILYNLERAELNELGAPKIAYSPQAADKSRSFGTGFRKSQLDLFTTQADPVIKELLGLDILNLTPIEALNKLYEMRRKLSDKPK, encoded by the coding sequence ATGAGTGAGCTAACACCCTTAATGAGACAATACAGCGAAATAAAAAGTAATCATCCCGATTCCATTCTTTTTTTCCGCCTCGGTGATTTTTATGAGATGTTCGGGGAGGATGCAGTTATTGCTTCCAGAACACTTCAGATAGCGCTCACTACAAGAGACAGGGGAAAAGAGGCACCTGTGCCTATGTGTGGTGTGCCTTATTTTACAGCGGATACTTATATAGCAAAGATGATAAAGGCAGGATATAAGGTAGCCCTGTGCGAGCAGGTCGAGGACCCAAGGGAGGCAAAGGGGATAGTTAAAAGGGAAGTGGTAAATGTTTTTACCCCTGGCACCTTTTCTCCCGAAGACCCCAGAGAGAATAACTACATAATGAGTTTTTTTCTGAAAGAAAACCTTATCGGCATTGCTGTAGCAGATATAACAACAGGAGAATTTCTGGTTTACGAGTCCATAGAGGACTTAAGGGATGAGATAAGCAGGTTTGAACCAAAAGAAATACTTTTACCTTTGAGCCTCAAAAATAACCCATTGGCGGCAGATAATCTTGATGGTTTTTATCTTACCCCTTATGATGACCTGCATTTCGATTATCTCGAATCATACAGGGCACTTTTAAAGCATTTCAGGGTGGCTTCCCTTGACGGTTATGGGTGTGAGGGTATGGTGGTTGCCGTATCTGCTGCCGGTGCCCTGATAAACTATCTTGAAAATAACCAGAAAGGAAATCTGAGTTTCAAAAAAATCAATGTCCTCAGAAGGGCATCCTGCATGTTCCTCGATGCAGCAACCCTGCGAAACCTCGAAATTACCAAGAACGTGAGAGATGGCGACAGGGATGGTAGCCTCCTCGGTATTCTTGATGAGACCATTACCCCGATGGGTGGCAGGCTTTTAAGGTCATGGCTTCACAGGCCACTTATAGAGCTTAATGAGATAAAACTCAGACAGGATGCAATTGATATATTACTTGATAACAAGAGATATTCTAAACTGCGGGGACTTTTAAAGGGGATTTCCGACATAGAGAGGCTGGCATCAAGAATATCTTTCGGTTCAGCCAATGCGAGAGACCTGCTGTCTTTAAAAGCCTCTTTAAAAATAGTCCCTGAGATTAAACAGCTTCTTGCTCTGCATAGCGATAATCTCCTCTGTGATTTAAACAGGCAGATTGATGAGTTTTTTGATGCCGTAAACTTAATAGAATCCGCAATTGCAGATAACCCTCCGATAAGCCTGAAGGATGGTGGTTTAATAAAAACAGGTTTTAACAGGGATGTTGATGAGCTGAGACAGATTAGCGGCAGTGCCAGGGATTTTATAGCAGCTATCGAGGCAAAAGAGAGGCAGAGGACGGGGATAAACTCTCTTAAAGTAGGGTATAACAGGGTTTTTGGTTATTACATAGAAATTACAAAAGCTAATCTTTCCCAGGTCCCGGCTGATTATATAAGGAAACAGACCCTCGCAGGTGGCGAGCGATTTATAACGCCTGAACTCAAAGAATACGAGGCTAAGGTTCTGGGGGCTGAAGACAGGCTGAAAAACCTTGAGTATGAGATTTTTCAAGAAGTGCGCTTAAAGATTTCAGGAGAAACAGAGCGGCTTCAGAGGGCTGCGCTTGCAATAGCTACATTAGATGCCCTCTCAAGCCTTGCCCACGTGGCTGAGAAATATAATTATGCGCGGCCTCTGGTTGATGATGGAGATACAATCCACATCACTGAAGGCAGGCACCCTGTGCTTGAGAGGATGCATCTCGGTGAGAGATTTGTGCCTAACAATGCCCTTCTTGATTCAGGGGACAACAATATCTTAGTTATCACAGGGCCGAACATGGCAGGAAAGTCGACTTATATGAGGCAAATAGCCCTCATTGTTTTAATGGCCCAGATTGGTAGTTTTGTCCCTGCTGAGAATGCGAGGGTTGGTTATGTTGACAGGATATATACAAGGATTGGCGCATCAGATGTTATAACAAAAGGTCAGAGCACATTTATGGTGGAGATGACAGAGACTGCAAATATTCTAAATAATGCAACTGAAAGAAGCCTGATAATCCTCGATGAAGTTGGAAGGGGAACGAGCACATTTGACGGTATCAGCATTGCATGGGCAGTGGCTGAGTATATTGCAAGACAGATAAAGGCAAGGACACTCTTTGCAACCCACTACCATGAGCTGACAGAGCTTGCGCTTGTTCTTAATGGAGTGAAGAATTTCAATATTGCTGTAAAGGAGTGGGGAGACGAAATAATCTTTCTCAGGAAGATCGAAGAAGGCCCTACTAATAAAAGTTATGGCATTCAGGTGGCAAGACTGGCCGGCCTGCCTGAAGATATACTTGAAAGGGCAAAGGAGATTCTTTACAACCTCGAGAGGGCTGAGCTCAACGAACTCGGCGCGCCAAAGATTGCTTACAGCCCCCAGGCCGCGGATAAGTCCCGAAGCTTCGGGACTGGATTTCGTAAAAGCCAGCTTGACCTTTTTACCACGCAGGCAGACCCTGTAATAAAAGAACTCCTCGGTCTTGATATCCTTAACCTGACTCCCATAGAGGCGCTTAACAAGCTGTATGAGATGAGGAGAAAGCTTTCGGACAAACCCAAATAA
- a CDS encoding uracil-DNA glycosylase has translation MANITDDIKNILEFYQALGFERLPIKTVTSKKHNSKLNSSLVTHHSSLKSKEAALNALREEIGNCKRCKLSKGRTNIVFGEGDPEAEIMFIGEAPGKDEDIQGRPFVGDAGKLLTSLIEKMGFKREEVYIANIIKCRPPYNRDPEEDEINTCKQFIERQIKIINPKVIVSLGRVSAQSLLMTKIPISKLRGQLFNYAGIPFIPTFHPAYLLRNPKDKWLTWKDAQAVLKLLKQAVE, from the coding sequence ATGGCAAATATTACAGATGATATAAAGAACATTCTTGAGTTCTACCAGGCGCTGGGCTTTGAAAGGCTACCAATTAAAACAGTTACGAGTAAAAAACACAACTCCAAACTAAACTCGTCACTCGTCACTCATCACTCGTCACTTAAAAGTAAGGAGGCTGCTTTAAATGCCCTGCGAGAAGAGATTGGTAACTGCAAGCGATGTAAACTCTCAAAAGGCCGCACCAATATTGTGTTTGGCGAAGGAGACCCTGAGGCAGAAATCATGTTCATAGGGGAAGCCCCTGGCAAGGATGAAGATATTCAGGGACGCCCCTTTGTTGGAGATGCTGGAAAACTCCTTACCAGCCTTATCGAAAAAATGGGGTTCAAGAGAGAAGAAGTCTACATAGCCAATATTATAAAATGCAGGCCCCCTTATAACAGAGACCCTGAAGAAGATGAGATAAATACCTGCAAACAGTTTATCGAAAGGCAGATAAAGATAATTAACCCAAAGGTGATTGTATCCCTCGGCAGGGTTTCAGCACAGAGCCTGCTCATGACAAAAATACCAATAAGCAAGCTGAGAGGACAGCTTTTTAACTATGCAGGGATACCGTTCATACCAACATTTCATCCAGCCTATTTACTGAGAAACCCGAAGGACAAATGGCTTACGTGGAAAGACGCCCAGGCTGTCCTTAAGCTTTTAAAGCAGGCAGTGGAGTGA